The genome window TCGCCGACATAGGCGAGTTCGAGCTTCAGGCCGCTTCCCTGCAACGCTTTCACCACCATTTCCGAACAACCGCGGCAACCGGCCTTGCCCCGGTATACCGCGACTTTCAGCGCGTCACCGGCTGCCGCTGCCGCATGCGCCGGCAGGGACAGCGCCAGCAGCGATGCCGCCAGCACGGCCCAGCCATGGCGCTTGGCCAGCTGCGGCAAAGCGGACGATCGGTTCATGCATTCTCCTTGCGGTGAAAAGGCAACCCGTAACCCAGTGTGGCAGCGTACGGCCTGCGCCGCGCCGGCCTCAGCCGGCCAGCGCGTCCCAGCGCGATTGCAATTGCGCCAGACGCAGATCGGCGGCGGCGCCGGGCGAGACCCGCGCAGCCAGACTGCCTTCCGGCGTGCGCCCCTGCCCTGCGCTGTCCGCCGACGCGGCGGCGGCCTGGTAGGCCTCGCGGAACGGCACGCCGGCCAGCGCCGCCTCGACCGCCACATCGGTGGCGTACATGCCCGAGTCGATCGCCGCACGCAGCCTGTCCTCGCGCCACTCCAGGTTGGCCAGCAGCGCCGGCAGCAGTTCCAGCGCGGCCAGGCCGCGGCCGAAGCCGTGGAAGATCGCGCCCTTGCTGCTCTGCAGGTCGCGATGGTAGCCGGACGGCAGCGACAGCAGCTGCTCGATCTCGGTGCGCGCCGCGGCCACGCTGGCGTGGGTGGCGCGCATCAGTTCGATCACGTCCGGGTTGCGCTTGTTGGGCATGATCGAACTGCCGGTGGTGTACTGCGCCGGCAAGGCGACGAAGCCGAACTCGCCGCTGGTGAACAGCGACAGGTCCCAGGCCAGCCGGCGCAGGTCCAAGGTGGCGCTGCCCAGCGCTTCCAGCGCGGCCATCTCGAACTTGCCGCGCGACAGCTGCGCGTAGATCGGTGAGACCTGCATGCGCGCGAAGCCGAGCGCGGCGGTGGTGTGCTCGCGGTCGAGCTTGAGGTTGACGCCGTAGCCGGCGGCGGTGCCGAGCGGATTGGCGTCGATCAGGCGCAGTGTGTCGTGGGCGCGGAGCGCATCGTCGATGAAGGCCTCGGCCCAGCCGGCCCACCACATCCCGGCCGAAGACACTACGGCACGCTGGATATGGGTGTAGCCCGGCAGCGGCAGCGCCTGCTCGGCCTGCGCGCGGTCCAGCGCGACCTTGGCGATCTCGCGGCTCAGCTGCGCCAGTTGCGCCAGCCGTTCCTTCAGCCACAGGCGGGTGGCGACCAGGATCTGGTCGTTGCGGCTGCGCCCGGTATGGATCTTGCGGCCAGCGTCGCCCAGGCGCTCGGTCAGGCGCGCCTCGATCGCCGAGTGGCCGTCCTCGAAGCGCGCGTCGAGCACGAATGCGCCGCTGCGGAAATCCTCGGCCAGGATCGCCAGCTCGCGCTGCAGCCCGGCCAGTTCGTCGGCCGAGAGGATGCCGATGCGCTGCAGGCCTTCGGCATGCGCGCCGCTGGCGGCGATGTCGTGCAGGAAGAATTCGCGGTCCAGGATCACGTCGTCGCCGGCCAGGAACGCCTGGATCTTGGCATCGACGGCGACGCCGGGTTTTTGCCAGAGGAGATTGGTCATGCGGGGTCCTTTGGGGACCGGGGACCGGTCCCGATCATCACAGCGGGATCGCGCTCAGCTCGTCCAAGCCCAGCGCCAGATTCAGATTCTGCATCGCCTGCGTCGCCGCACCCTTGAGCAGGTTGTCCAGGGTCGCCACGACCACCAGGCGCTTGTTGCCCGGCGCCAGGGTGAAGCCGCCGATCTGCACGCCATGCTTGCCGGCGATGCGGCTGACCCACGGCGCGGCGTCAAGCACCTCGATCAGCGGCTCGCCGGCGTAGCGCTCGCGGTAGCGGCGCTGGATCGCGTCCAGCGTCAGCGGTTGTTGCAGCCATAGGTTCACGGTCATGCTGATGCCGCGGAAGTGCGAAGCCACGTGCGGCATGAACTCCACCGGCACGCCCAGTTGCGCGGACACTTCGCGCTCGTGCATGTGGTCGGTCAGCGCATACGGCATCAGGTTGTCGCGCAGCAGCTCGGGGTTGTTCTTGTCCGACGGCGTGGTGCCGGCGCCGGAATAGCCGGACACGCCGAAGCACTGCGGCGGCCCTGCCAGTTGGTCGAGCAGCGGTGCGATCGCCAGCTGCATCGCGGTGGCGTAGCAACCGGGATTGCTGATCCGCTTCTGCCCGGCGTAGCGGCGGCGGGTCAGTTCAGGCAGGCCGTAGTACCAACTGGGATCGAAGCGGTAATCGGCCGACAGATCGACGACGATGGTCTCGGCAGCCGCCGCCTCCAGCGACGCCACGTAGGGCGCGGCCTTGCCGTTGGGCAGCGCCAGCACCACCGCATCGGCACGCTTGGCCGCGACCGCATCGGCGTCCAGATTTTCGTAGCGCAATTCGCCGCGGTAATCTGCGCTGTGCTCGGCCACGCGCTGGCCGGCCAGCTCGCGCGAGGACACGAAGGCCAGCTGCAGCCGCGGATGCGCGGCGACCAGCTTGATCAGTTCGGCGCCGGTATGGCCGCGCGCGCCGACGATACCGACGCTGTAGGTGTTCGAAGTCATGTATGCGAGTCCAGGCGGAACTGCAAGTGGCGTTTCACCCCGGCCCATTCCGTATCGATGATGGAGAACACCACGGTGTCGCGCGGGGTGCCGTCGGCGTGGCGTTTGTGGTTGCGCAGCACGCCGTCCTGCTTGGCGCCGAGGCGGGCGATGGCGGCGCGCGAGGCGTGGTTGAACCAGCTGGTTTCGAAGCCGACGCTGATGCAGCGCAAGGTTTCGAACGCGTACTGCAGCAGCATGCGCTTGACTTCGGTATTGACCCCGCTGCGCTGCACGCGCGGCGCATACCAGGTGTAGCCGATCAGCAGCGTCGGCACCTCGGCGTCCAGGCCGTAGCAGCGGGTGCTGCCGACGACCGCGCCGGCCGCGTCGCGCACCACGAACGGCAGCACCCGGCCCTGCGCCTGCGCGTCCAGCGCCGCAGCCACGTAGCCATCGACCTGATCCGCGGCCGGCACGCTGGTGTACCACAGCCGCTCCAGGCCGCTGCCGTGCAGCGCCGCGCGCAAGGCCTCGGCATGCGCATGCCGCAACGGCTCCAGCGAGGCGTGCCGGCCCTGCAGGGTCGGCACGTCGCGCCACAGCGCAGGCAACAGGTCCAGACGCATCGCGCTCAGCCCAGCAAGGTCGGCGTGCGCGTGGCGCAATGCGCCACGCAGTGCTGGATCTGCTCGAAGTTCTCCAGCCCGTACCAGAACACCTTCCACTTCTCCTGCTTGAAGCAGCCGTCGGATTCGGCGTAGTAGAAGATGTTGACCTGGTTGTTGTGGCGCGAGCGCCAGAACAGCTGCGGGGTCTCCTCGCGCATCACGTTCCACACCGCGCGGCCCAGGCCTTCGCCCTGCGCGTCGTCGAGCACCGCGAACTTGTCCAGGTAGGTGTAGCCGTCCTCGTGGGTCAGGATCACCGCGGCGCGGTAGTTTTCGCTGACGTAGGCGCGCAGCAGCCGGGTCTTGTCGAAATACTCCGGCACCAGGGTGCGGCCGAAGCTGGATTGGATCAGCGACTTCAGCCGCTGCGTGTCCAGCTCGCGCCACGCCGTGGCGCGCAGCACCTTCTCGCCGCGCCGCACCAGCGTGCCCGAGCCCTTGTGGGTGAACAGTTCCTTGGCCAGATCGGCCGGGCGCGTGATCGACACTGACGATTCCAGCGGCAGGCGGTCCAGCAGATCCTTGATCTGCTCGATCTTGACCCGCATGCCGCCGTTGATCCACGGTTGCTGCATCAGGTGCGCGTATTCGGTGGACAAGTTGATCGAATCGATCACCTTGCCGTCCGCGTCGAGCAGCCCGCCGGTGCCGGTGAGGAAGATGATCTTGTACGGCTGCAGTTCCTGCACCAGTTCGTTGGCGGCGAAATCGGCGTTGATGTTGAGGATCTGCCCGCTCGGGGTTTCGCCCAGGCTGGTGATCACCGGGATCGAGCCGGCCTGCAGGCTGGCCTCGATCGGCGCCAGGTTCACCGCCTTGACCTCGCCGACCAGGCCGTAGGTGTCGCGGTCCAGATACTGCGCCTCGAACACGCCGCCGGTGATCGAGGTGGCGCGCGCGCCGTTCTGCTGCAGCGCTTCCACCAGCTTGAGGTTGGAGGACTGGAACACCTTGCGCACGATCGCCAGCGCTTCCGGCGAGGTCACCCGCAGGCCGTTGACGGTCTGCTTCTCGATGCCGGCGGCGGACAGCTCCGCGTCCAGCTGCGGGCCGGCGCCGTGCAGCACGATCGGGGTCAAGCCGACTTCCTGCAGGAACGACAGCGAGGAGGTCAGCGCCTCCAGGTCGTCGCGCAGCACCGCGCCGCCGACCTTGACCACGGCGAAGCGCTTGGCGTCCAGCTGCGAAAAGCGCTTGAGATACTGGCTGATCTCCTTGGCGCTGGCCATGCTCGAGAGCAGGCGGACGATGGTCTGGCGGGTTTGCTTGTTGGCGTGCATGGCGGTGATGGCGGTTCCGTGATCCGGGATGGAAGGGCCGTAGCCCCGGCGGCGCGTGCTCAGCGCACGCCGTTGATGATGCGGTCCACCGAGCTCGCATAGCGCTGCAACTGCTGCAGCGTCACGAACTCGTCGGCGGTGTGCGCCTGGGCGATGTCGCCCGGGCCGTACACCAGCGCGGTGTAGCCGCCGGCCGAGAACAGCGAGGCCTCGGTCCAGAAGTCCACCGCATTGCCGATCGGCAGGTGCAGCGCATCGGCGACGTCGCGCGCGGCCAGGCGCTTGTCCTCGGCATGCGCGATGTCGCCGGAAGGCAGGCTCGGCCCGCGGAAGGTCTCCTCGAAGTGCGCCGCGGCCGGATCGGCGAAGCCGGCGAAGCTCGCCAGCAGCGCGTCCACGTCCATCGACGGCAGTGGACGGAAGCCGAACCGCAGCTCCGCGGCCGGCGCGATCATGTTGGCCTTGATCCCGCCCTCGACCCGGCCGATGTTGAAGCGCAGCCCGGTCA of Xanthomonas translucens pv. cerealis contains these proteins:
- a CDS encoding GNAT family N-acetyltransferase — protein: MRLDLLPALWRDVPTLQGRHASLEPLRHAHAEALRAALHGSGLERLWYTSVPAADQVDGYVAAALDAQAQGRVLPFVVRDAAGAVVGSTRCYGLDAEVPTLLIGYTWYAPRVQRSGVNTEVKRMLLQYAFETLRCISVGFETSWFNHASRAAIARLGAKQDGVLRNHKRHADGTPRDTVVFSIIDTEWAGVKRHLQFRLDSHT
- a CDS encoding acetylglutamate kinase, which encodes MHANKQTRQTIVRLLSSMASAKEISQYLKRFSQLDAKRFAVVKVGGAVLRDDLEALTSSLSFLQEVGLTPIVLHGAGPQLDAELSAAGIEKQTVNGLRVTSPEALAIVRKVFQSSNLKLVEALQQNGARATSITGGVFEAQYLDRDTYGLVGEVKAVNLAPIEASLQAGSIPVITSLGETPSGQILNINADFAANELVQELQPYKIIFLTGTGGLLDADGKVIDSINLSTEYAHLMQQPWINGGMRVKIEQIKDLLDRLPLESSVSITRPADLAKELFTHKGSGTLVRRGEKVLRATAWRELDTQRLKSLIQSSFGRTLVPEYFDKTRLLRAYVSENYRAAVILTHEDGYTYLDKFAVLDDAQGEGLGRAVWNVMREETPQLFWRSRHNNQVNIFYYAESDGCFKQEKWKVFWYGLENFEQIQHCVAHCATRTPTLLG
- the argH gene encoding argininosuccinate lyase encodes the protein MTNLLWQKPGVAVDAKIQAFLAGDDVILDREFFLHDIAASGAHAEGLQRIGILSADELAGLQRELAILAEDFRSGAFVLDARFEDGHSAIEARLTERLGDAGRKIHTGRSRNDQILVATRLWLKERLAQLAQLSREIAKVALDRAQAEQALPLPGYTHIQRAVVSSAGMWWAGWAEAFIDDALRAHDTLRLIDANPLGTAAGYGVNLKLDREHTTAALGFARMQVSPIYAQLSRGKFEMAALEALGSATLDLRRLAWDLSLFTSGEFGFVALPAQYTTGSSIMPNKRNPDVIELMRATHASVAAARTEIEQLLSLPSGYHRDLQSSKGAIFHGFGRGLAALELLPALLANLEWREDRLRAAIDSGMYATDVAVEAALAGVPFREAYQAAAASADSAGQGRTPEGSLAARVSPGAAADLRLAQLQSRWDALAG
- the argC gene encoding N-acetyl-gamma-glutamyl-phosphate reductase encodes the protein MTSNTYSVGIVGARGHTGAELIKLVAAHPRLQLAFVSSRELAGQRVAEHSADYRGELRYENLDADAVAAKRADAVVLALPNGKAAPYVASLEAAAAETIVVDLSADYRFDPSWYYGLPELTRRRYAGQKRISNPGCYATAMQLAIAPLLDQLAGPPQCFGVSGYSGAGTTPSDKNNPELLRDNLMPYALTDHMHEREVSAQLGVPVEFMPHVASHFRGISMTVNLWLQQPLTLDAIQRRYRERYAGEPLIEVLDAAPWVSRIAGKHGVQIGGFTLAPGNKRLVVVATLDNLLKGAATQAMQNLNLALGLDELSAIPL